The following proteins are encoded in a genomic region of Drosophila willistoni isolate 14030-0811.24 chromosome 2L unlocalized genomic scaffold, UCI_dwil_1.1 Seg196, whole genome shotgun sequence:
- the LOC6640262 gene encoding 39S ribosomal protein L18, mitochondrial, whose product MSRSARPLTSARVLHKIKALTSQPSVNEAGNFATNRNPRNLERLRIAYKPVGYHLEKPGRSYWHTLEINSSGRYVSADVKHFENGVILSASTSEWAIKQQLYKTNDTAAYVNLGRVLAQRCLRAGITEMTCQVEAPVKGSKLDKLLQTVQENGVSFEEPSRLDNTQPWDAQRQEKPWEVFEEK is encoded by the coding sequence ATGTCCCGCAGTGCCCGTCCTTTGACTTCAGCCCGTGTGCTGCATAAGATTAAGGCTCTCACGTCACAGCCGTCTGTCAATGAAGCCGGAAACTTTGCGACCAACAGAAATCCTAGAAATTTGGAGCGACTACGTATAGCCTACAAGCCTGTGGGTTATCATCTAGAGAAACCGGGACGCTCGTATTGGCACACACTGGAGATTAACAGTAGCGGGCGTTATGTCAGTGCCGATGTCAAGCATTTCGAGAATGGAGTAATCCTCTCGGCCAGCACCTCCGAATGGGCGATTAAGCAACAATTGTATAAGACTAACGATACGGCTGCCTATGTCAATCTAGGACGAGTCCTGGCCCAACGTTGCCTGCGGGCAGGCATCACAGAGATGACATGTCAGGTGGAGGCGCCAGTGAAGGGCAGCAAACTGGATAAACTTTTGCAAACTGTCCAAGAGAATGGTGTTTCATTTGAGGAGCCTTCCCGGCTGGATAATACCCAACCCTGGGATGCTCAGCGGCAAGAAAAACCCTGGGAAGTCTTCgaagagaaataa
- the LOC6639971 gene encoding cytochrome b-c1 complex subunit 9: MKVIYNTLFKRTSTYAVAIIASTFFFERAVDVSANAIWESINKGKLWKDIKGKYE; the protein is encoded by the exons ATGAAGGTTATCTACAACACTCTGTTTAAGCGCACTTCCACCTACGCTGTGGCCATCATTGCTTCGACCTTCTTCTTCGAACGGGCCGTTGATGTCAGCGCCAACGCCATTTGGGAATCCATCAACAAAGGC AAACTGTGGAAGGACATCAAGGGCAAATACGAATAA
- the LOC6640023 gene encoding uncharacterized protein LOC6640023 isoform X3, which yields MVDLTDAGSPYQQSIPNFAFYVPAIIVFGLAALFGYKLYKSLTEKELKKQKKLESKQQKKSKKSN from the exons atggTTGACTTAACTGATGCCGGATCACCTTACCAGCAATCCATACCGAATTTCGCCTTTTATGTGCCGGCAATAATTGTTTTCGGGCTCGCAG CTCTCTTTGGCTATAAGCTATATAAATCGCTAACAGAGAAGGAACtgaagaaacaaaagaaactggagagtaaacaacaaaagaagtccaagaaatccaattaa
- the LOC6640023 gene encoding uncharacterized protein LOC6640023 isoform X1, with product MAEDPINQQAFAQDVAAAAEAGGPAGFAGAGMGGPGSPDFKMPSAEEIWKIVEGMDGITDAEREELRENIFNPKSPEDILRPYNGGAGGLPHRLGHSSSEYWVFFVMLALILLVFALFGYKLYKSLTEKELKKQKKLESKQQKKSKKSN from the exons ATGGCCGAAGATCCAATTAATCAGCAGGCATTTGCCCAGgatgtggctgctgctgccgaaGCTGGTGGTCCTGCTGGTTTTGCTGGCGCTGGCATGGGTGGTCCTGGTAGTCCTGATTTCAAAATGCCAAGTGCTGAggaaatttggaaaatagtCGAAGGCATGGACGGCATTACCGATGCCGAACGTGAAGAATTGCGTGAGAATATATTCAATCCGAAATCACCGGAGGATATATTAAGGCCATATAATGGCGGAGCCGGTGGTTTGCCACATCGTTTGGGTCACAGCTCTAGCGAATATTGGGTTTTCTTTGTGATGTTGGCGCTCATCTTGCTTGTCTTTG CTCTCTTTGGCTATAAGCTATATAAATCGCTAACAGAGAAGGAACtgaagaaacaaaagaaactggagagtaaacaacaaaagaagtccaagaaatccaattaa
- the LOC6640023 gene encoding uncharacterized protein LOC6640023 isoform X2 produces MTSNLAGNDDDHILDQLRNSIKAIVAKTGSHSQFAKDLTQRIGEMQNKLDALTEMDRHQFIAEMKDSLQATIGRIEQRITQHANLTSVYSSSIVSAMIFLLVAIFALFGYKLYKSLTEKELKKQKKLESKQQKKSKKSN; encoded by the exons ATGACTTCTAATTTAGCCGGCAACGATGATGATCACATATTGGATCAGCTTAGAAACTCAATTAAGGCAATTGTGGCCAAAACGGGGTCACATAGTCAATTTGCCAAGGATCTGACACAAAGAATTGGTgaaatgcaaaacaaattggATGCCCTCACCGAAATGGATCGTCATCAGTTTATAGCCGAAATGAAGGATAGTCTGCAGGCGACAATTGGACGGATTGAGCAGAGAATAACACAACATGCGAATCTAACATCAGTCTATTCGAGTTCCATTGTCTCAGCTATGATATTTCTTTTGGTTGCCATTTTCG CTCTCTTTGGCTATAAGCTATATAAATCGCTAACAGAGAAGGAACtgaagaaacaaaagaaactggagagtaaacaacaaaagaagtccaagaaatccaattaa
- the LOC6640093 gene encoding uncharacterized protein LOC6640093 isoform X1, translating to MSYSSRYGFDFHLPDDGWCFPKDDMHFRRSTEWVPLESAGVGRSFANTNAVIYPRVVGMLPRYGGHVPGEIFKVGTTYGRSTIDAKRWLALHRD from the exons ATGTCCTACTCAAGTC GCTATGGCTTTGATTTCCATTTGCCCGACGATGGTTGGTGTTTTCCCAAGGATGACATGCATTTCCGTCGGAGCACGGAATGGGTACCATTGGAGAGTGCTGGTGTGGGTCGTTCGTTTGCCAATACGAATGCCGTGATCTATCCACGTGTTGTTGGCATGCTTCCGCGTTACGGCGGTCATGTGCCGGGAGAGATATTTAAAGTGGGAACTACCTATGGTCGTTCGACAATTGATGCTAAACGTTGGCTGGCCCTGCACCGAGATTAG
- the LOC6640093 gene encoding uncharacterized protein LOC6640093 isoform X2, whose translation MSYSSYGFDFHLPDDGWCFPKDDMHFRRSTEWVPLESAGVGRSFANTNAVIYPRVVGMLPRYGGHVPGEIFKVGTTYGRSTIDAKRWLALHRD comes from the exons ATGTCCTACTCAA GCTATGGCTTTGATTTCCATTTGCCCGACGATGGTTGGTGTTTTCCCAAGGATGACATGCATTTCCGTCGGAGCACGGAATGGGTACCATTGGAGAGTGCTGGTGTGGGTCGTTCGTTTGCCAATACGAATGCCGTGATCTATCCACGTGTTGTTGGCATGCTTCCGCGTTACGGCGGTCATGTGCCGGGAGAGATATTTAAAGTGGGAACTACCTATGGTCGTTCGACAATTGATGCTAAACGTTGGCTGGCCCTGCACCGAGATTAG
- the LOC111518355 gene encoding uncharacterized protein LOC111518355 translates to MWLMQFLLLVACCCSACLATVTPMWNLNQVGDYFNGIFRSIVGPFLGLGNATRTS, encoded by the exons ATGTGGCTAATGCAGTTTCTGCTCCTGGTGGCCTGCTGTTGCTCTGCATGCCTGGCCACTGTCACGCCCATGTGGAATCTTAATCAAGTGGGCG ATTATTTTAATGGAATTTTCCGCTCAATTGTTGGACCTTTCCTAGGTCTTGGCAATGCCACAAGGACTTCATAG